The following are from one region of the Quercus robur chromosome 1, dhQueRobu3.1, whole genome shotgun sequence genome:
- the LOC126716056 gene encoding putative disease resistance protein At3g14460 isoform X5, with protein MAATLVGGAFLSATLQVLFDRMASQEVVKFIRGRKVPATLLTKLKTWCLTLNKVLNDAEEKEITDTNVKEWVDELKDAVYHAEDLLDEIATEALRCQVEADFVTRTSKVRNFISTSFDQFGRKLESKIQEVVDKLENLDSQINAIGLREGVEGRSSQRVPTTSLVDPETIIYGRDDDEKAIVNLLLSNDVASNNHSTGVIPIVGMGGVGKTTLARQIYNNQKIIEHFSLKAWVCVSEEFDVPKITKKILESVSPQKHDHTDFNKIQTELKNYLMGKKCLLILDDVWNENYDDWALLSIPFKYGTSGSRIIVTTRNRSVALIMRPIQIFNLNKLSEEDCWLLFANHAFENGKSNAYPELERIGEEIIKKCDGLPLAAKALGCLLHSKLDVEEWNKILKSEIWSLPNDGGNVLPALRLSYNYLPSHLKRCFAYCSIFPKNYLFKMEELVQLWMGEGFLQQHNKNEEMEDIGAEYFLDLVSRSLLQRSNGNKLCFLMHDLVHDLAKSVSGKFCFRSEGDNTNKIIEKTRHFSYLRTTYDIPEKFTALCKAKNLRTFIALEMKKEDKDEDNKVLKFYLTKKVQHDLLLTLRFLRVLSLSHYCNIELPELIGDFKHLRYLDVSFTGIEKLPKSTCMLPNLQTLNLSGCKFLVKLPRNMRNLINLRHLYISGTSIKNMPIHMGRLQCLQTLTKFVVGKDIGFRIEELGKLSNLRGVIVISNLQNVINSTNALEAKLKDKEHLKELTLEWDAANDVISRSERDVLNNLQPHTSLTMLVIKNYNDTSFPNWVGDSSFSNITVVHLNSCRNCSSLPSLGQLPSLLDLFVFGFDEVVTVDANFYGSGSYTATPFQSLKILRFKAMSKWEEWSPYHKEGKDEEAFPSLQELYLEECPKLSGSLPKHLPSLTELGIEECEQLETSLPTAPFIRKLVVRNCNVELLKKLPPTLHDLTIIGFENLESLPEGVMDHNHSVEKLFISEFPVLKSLPRGGLSSPTTLKYLFIRNCKELEFPMYPCYSSLVGLIIEYSCNPLKSFPLDIFPKLRYLVIEGCRNMESLSVSEGHHLTDLLRLKIKNCPHFVAFPSGGLSVPNLSELEVSNCSLLNSLPENMHAFLPSLQFLDIINCPQIESFPKGGLPSNLISLRISDCKKLICNRMEWGLQRLQSLKRLAFINYDRGCWDVESFPEEYLLPTTVTHLYITGFGNLRTLDNNGFQHLTSLQYLSLEDCPKLKHMPGEGLPVTISNVKIITCPLLTKRLQRKKGKEWRNIAHTPFIEIIERNTSNKANQLPKV; from the exons atggcTGCGACCCTAGTAGGAGGAGCATTTCTGTCTGCAACCCTTCAAGTGTTATTTGACAGGATGGCATCTCAGGAGGTCGTGAAGTTCATCCGAGGAAGAAAAGTCCCTGCTACACTACTAACAAAGCTGAAGACATGGTGTCTTACCCTTAACAAAGTGCTCAATGACGCAGAGGAAAAGGAAATCACAGACACAAATGTCAAAGAGTGGGTTGATGAGCTTAAGGATGCTGTCTATCACGCAGAGGACCTTTTGGATGAGATCGCTACTGAAGCTTTGCGGTGCCAAGTGGAAGCTGATTTTGTAACCCGTACGAGTAAGGTACGTAACTTCATCTCTACTTCATTTGATCAGTTTGGGAGAAAACTAGAATCAAAGATACAAGAAGTCGTAGATAAGCTGGAAAATCTAGATTCACAAATAAATGCTATAGGTCTGAGAGAAGGTGTTGAAGGGAGATCTTCCCAAAGAGTGCCCACAACTTCTCTGGTAGATCCAGAAACTATAATTTACGGTAGGGATGATGATGAAAAGGCAATAGTCAACTTGCTGCTCTCAAACGATGTAGCAAGCAACAACCACTCAACTGGAGTGATTCCCATTGTGGGCATGGGTGGGGTTGGAAAGACAACCCTTGCTCGTCAAATctacaacaaccaaaaaatcatAGAACATTTCAGCCTTAAagcatgggtttgtgtttcagAAGAATTTGACGTTCCTAagataactaaaaaaattcttGAGTCTGTCAGTCCACAAAAACATGATCACACTGACTTCAATAAGATCCAAACTGAATTGAAGAATTATTTGATGGGAAAGAAATGTTTACTGATTCTTGATGATGTATGGAATGAAAATTATGATGATTGGGCTCTCTTGAGTATTCCCTTTAAATATGGAACATCGGGAAGTAGAATTATAGTGACAACACGCAACAGAAGTGTTGCATTGATCATGCGCcctattcaaatttttaatcttaataaattatcagaagaagattgttggctatTATTTGCAAATCATGCCTTTGAAAATGGAAAATCTAATGCATATCCTGAATTAGAGAGAATTGGTGAAGAAATCATTAAGAAGTGTGACGGTCTGCCATTGGCAGCAAAAGCACTCGGTTGTCTATTGCACTCTAAATTAGATGTAGAGGAAtggaataaaattttgaaaagcgAAATTTGGAGTCTGCCTAACGATGGGGGTAATGTTCTTCCAGCTTTAAGATTAAGTTACAATTACCTACCCTCACATTTAAAGCGATGTTTTGCATATTGTTCGATCTTCCCAAAGAATTATCTATTCAAAATGGAAGAACTTGTTCAGTTGTGGATGGGAGAGGGCTTCTTGCAACAACACAACAAGAATGAAGAAATGGAAGATATAGGTGCTGAGTACTTCCTTGATTTAGTATCAAGGTCACTTTTACAACGATCAAATGGAAACAAATTGTGCTTTCTAATGCATGACCTAGTCCATGATTTAGCTAAATCTGTATCTGgcaaattttgttttagatcagAAGGGGATaacacaaacaaaattatagaaaaaactCGTCATTTTTCCTACTTAAGAACCACGTATGACATCCCAGAGAAGTTTACAGCTTTGTGCAAAGCTAAAAATTTACGCACCTTCATTGcgttagaaatgaaaaaagaagacaaagatGAAGATAATAAGGTTTTGAAGTTCTACTTAACAAAAAAGGTACAACATGATCTATTATTGACACTAAGATTCTTACGTGTGCTCTCTCTTTCACATTATTGTAATATAGAGTTGCCAGAGTTAATTGGAGATTTCAAACATCTACGCTATTTAGATGTCTCTTTTACTGGGATTGAGAAATTGCCTAAGTCTACATGTATGTTGCCCAACTTACAAACGTTGAATTTATCAGGATGCAAATTTCTAGTTAAGTTGCCAAGAAATATGAGAAATCTCATTAATTTGCGTCATCTTTATATTAGTGGAACTAGCATTAAAAATATGCCAATACATATGGGTCGTTTACAATGTCTTCAGACTTTGACCAAATTTGTTGTCGGCAAGGACATTGGATTCCGAATTGAAGAGTTAGGAAAACTTTCAAATCTTCGAGGAGTCATTGTGATATCGAATCTCCAGAATGTGATAAACTCGACTAATGCTTTGGAAGCAAAGTTGAAGGATAAGGAGCACCTTAAGGAGCTAACATTGGAGTGGGATGCTGCCAATGATGTTATTTCTCGAAGTGAAAGAGACGTACTCAACAATCTGCAGCCTCATACGAGCTTAACAATGCTTGTTATCAAGAATTACAATGACACAAGCTTTCCAAATTGGGTTGGAGATagttcattttcaaatataacCGTTGTTCATCTAAACTCTTGTAGAAATTGCTCTAGTTTGCCATCACTTGGACAACTCCCCTCTCTTCTTGACCTCTTCGTTTTTGGGTTTGATGAAGTTGTTACCGTGGATGCTAACTTTTATGGTAGCGGTTCTTATACTGCTACACCATTTCAATCACTGAAAATATTGAGATTTAAGGCAATGTCGAAGTGGGAGGAATGGTCTCCTTATCACAAAGAAGGCAAAGATGAAGAAGCTTTTCCGAGTCTCCAAGAGCTTTATCTTGAAGAATGTCCAAAACTAAGTGGAAGCTTGCCCAAGCACCTACCTTCTTTAACCGAACTTGGGATTGAGGAATGTGAACAGCTTGAGACTTCTCTCCCTACTGCTCCTTTTATTCGTAAATTAGTAGTAAGGAATTGTAATGTTGAGTTGTTGAAAAAATTGCCACCCACGTTGCACGACCTCACAATAATCGGATTCGAAAACCTGGAGTCTCTGCCAGAGGGAGTGATGGACCACAACCACTCTGTTGAAAAGTTATTTATCTCTGAATTTCCTGTGCTCAAGTCTCTTCCTCGTGGTGGTCTATCCAGTCCCACTACACTAAAATATCTTTTTATCCGTAATTGTAAGGAATTGGAATTCCCGATGTACCCCTGCTATTCTTCCCTTGTCGGACTGATTATAGAATATAGCTGTAATCCTCTGAAGTCATTTCCATTGGACATCTTCCCGAAGCTTCGTTATCTCGTAATCGAAGGGTGTAGGAACATGGAGTCCCTTTCAGTTTCGGAGGGACATCACCTAACTGATCTCCTACGGTTGAAAATCAAAAATTGCCCTCATTTTGTAGCTTTTCCCAGTGGAGGATTGTCGGTCCCCAATCTCTCAGAATTAGAAGTCAGTAATTGCTCTCTTCTCAATTCACTCCCAGAAAACATGCACGCGTTTCTCCCGTCTCTTCAATTTTTGGATATCATTAATTGTCCACAAATTGAGTCTTTTCCGAAAGGTGGTCTGCCATCCAATCTAATTTCTTTAAGAATCAGCGACTGCAAAAAACTAATTTGCAATAGAATGGAGTGGGGCTTGCAAAGACTGCAGTCTCTTAAAAGATTAGCATTCATAAATTATGATCGTGGTTGCTGGGATGTGGAGTCCTTTCCGGAGGAGTATTTACTGCCCACAACTGTTACCCATCTTTACATCActggatttggaaatttgagAACGTTGGACAACAACGGGTTTCAACAC CTTACCTCTCTTCAATATTTGTCCTTGGAAGACTGCCCGAAGCTCAAGCACATGCCAGGAGAGGGGCTGCCTGTCACAATCTCGAATGTAAAGATCATTACATGTCCTTTGTTGACGAAACGATTGCAAAGGAAGAAGGGAAAAGAGTGGCGCAACATTGCTCACACCCCCTTCATAGAAATCATTGAGCGCAACACATCAAATAAAGCAAATCAG CTGCCAAAAGTATGA
- the LOC126716056 gene encoding putative disease resistance protein At3g14460 isoform X2, with translation MAATLVGGAFLSATLQVLFDRMASQEVVKFIRGRKVPATLLTKLKTWCLTLNKVLNDAEEKEITDTNVKEWVDELKDAVYHAEDLLDEIATEALRCQVEADFVTRTSKVRNFISTSFDQFGRKLESKIQEVVDKLENLDSQINAIGLREGVEGRSSQRVPTTSLVDPETIIYGRDDDEKAIVNLLLSNDVASNNHSTGVIPIVGMGGVGKTTLARQIYNNQKIIEHFSLKAWVCVSEEFDVPKITKKILESVSPQKHDHTDFNKIQTELKNYLMGKKCLLILDDVWNENYDDWALLSIPFKYGTSGSRIIVTTRNRSVALIMRPIQIFNLNKLSEEDCWLLFANHAFENGKSNAYPELERIGEEIIKKCDGLPLAAKALGCLLHSKLDVEEWNKILKSEIWSLPNDGGNVLPALRLSYNYLPSHLKRCFAYCSIFPKNYLFKMEELVQLWMGEGFLQQHNKNEEMEDIGAEYFLDLVSRSLLQRSNGNKLCFLMHDLVHDLAKSVSGKFCFRSEGDNTNKIIEKTRHFSYLRTTYDIPEKFTALCKAKNLRTFIALEMKKEDKDEDNKVLKFYLTKKVQHDLLLTLRFLRVLSLSHYCNIELPELIGDFKHLRYLDVSFTGIEKLPKSTCMLPNLQTLNLSGCKFLVKLPRNMRNLINLRHLYISGTSIKNMPIHMGRLQCLQTLTKFVVGKDIGFRIEELGKLSNLRGVIVISNLQNVINSTNALEAKLKDKEHLKELTLEWDAANDVISRSERDVLNNLQPHTSLTMLVIKNYNDTSFPNWVGDSSFSNITVVHLNSCRNCSSLPSLGQLPSLLDLFVFGFDEVVTVDANFYGSGSYTATPFQSLKILRFKAMSKWEEWSPYHKEGKDEEAFPSLQELYLEECPKLSGSLPKHLPSLTELGIEECEQLETSLPTAPFIRKLVVRNCNVELLKKLPPTLHDLTIIGFENLESLPEGVMDHNHSVEKLFISEFPVLKSLPRGGLSSPTTLKYLFIRNCKELEFPMYPCYSSLVGLIIEYSCNPLKSFPLDIFPKLRYLVIEGCRNMESLSVSEGHHLTDLLRLKIKNCPHFVAFPSGGLSVPNLSELEVSNCSLLNSLPENMHAFLPSLQFLDIINCPQIESFPKGGLPSNLISLRISDCKKLICNRMEWGLQRLQSLKRLAFINYDRGCWDVESFPEEYLLPTTVTHLYITGFGNLRTLDNNGFQHLTSLQYLSLEDCPKLKHMPGEGLPVTISNVKIITCPLLTKRLQRKKGKEWRNIAHTPFIEIIERNTSNKANQKLPKV, from the exons atggcTGCGACCCTAGTAGGAGGAGCATTTCTGTCTGCAACCCTTCAAGTGTTATTTGACAGGATGGCATCTCAGGAGGTCGTGAAGTTCATCCGAGGAAGAAAAGTCCCTGCTACACTACTAACAAAGCTGAAGACATGGTGTCTTACCCTTAACAAAGTGCTCAATGACGCAGAGGAAAAGGAAATCACAGACACAAATGTCAAAGAGTGGGTTGATGAGCTTAAGGATGCTGTCTATCACGCAGAGGACCTTTTGGATGAGATCGCTACTGAAGCTTTGCGGTGCCAAGTGGAAGCTGATTTTGTAACCCGTACGAGTAAGGTACGTAACTTCATCTCTACTTCATTTGATCAGTTTGGGAGAAAACTAGAATCAAAGATACAAGAAGTCGTAGATAAGCTGGAAAATCTAGATTCACAAATAAATGCTATAGGTCTGAGAGAAGGTGTTGAAGGGAGATCTTCCCAAAGAGTGCCCACAACTTCTCTGGTAGATCCAGAAACTATAATTTACGGTAGGGATGATGATGAAAAGGCAATAGTCAACTTGCTGCTCTCAAACGATGTAGCAAGCAACAACCACTCAACTGGAGTGATTCCCATTGTGGGCATGGGTGGGGTTGGAAAGACAACCCTTGCTCGTCAAATctacaacaaccaaaaaatcatAGAACATTTCAGCCTTAAagcatgggtttgtgtttcagAAGAATTTGACGTTCCTAagataactaaaaaaattcttGAGTCTGTCAGTCCACAAAAACATGATCACACTGACTTCAATAAGATCCAAACTGAATTGAAGAATTATTTGATGGGAAAGAAATGTTTACTGATTCTTGATGATGTATGGAATGAAAATTATGATGATTGGGCTCTCTTGAGTATTCCCTTTAAATATGGAACATCGGGAAGTAGAATTATAGTGACAACACGCAACAGAAGTGTTGCATTGATCATGCGCcctattcaaatttttaatcttaataaattatcagaagaagattgttggctatTATTTGCAAATCATGCCTTTGAAAATGGAAAATCTAATGCATATCCTGAATTAGAGAGAATTGGTGAAGAAATCATTAAGAAGTGTGACGGTCTGCCATTGGCAGCAAAAGCACTCGGTTGTCTATTGCACTCTAAATTAGATGTAGAGGAAtggaataaaattttgaaaagcgAAATTTGGAGTCTGCCTAACGATGGGGGTAATGTTCTTCCAGCTTTAAGATTAAGTTACAATTACCTACCCTCACATTTAAAGCGATGTTTTGCATATTGTTCGATCTTCCCAAAGAATTATCTATTCAAAATGGAAGAACTTGTTCAGTTGTGGATGGGAGAGGGCTTCTTGCAACAACACAACAAGAATGAAGAAATGGAAGATATAGGTGCTGAGTACTTCCTTGATTTAGTATCAAGGTCACTTTTACAACGATCAAATGGAAACAAATTGTGCTTTCTAATGCATGACCTAGTCCATGATTTAGCTAAATCTGTATCTGgcaaattttgttttagatcagAAGGGGATaacacaaacaaaattatagaaaaaactCGTCATTTTTCCTACTTAAGAACCACGTATGACATCCCAGAGAAGTTTACAGCTTTGTGCAAAGCTAAAAATTTACGCACCTTCATTGcgttagaaatgaaaaaagaagacaaagatGAAGATAATAAGGTTTTGAAGTTCTACTTAACAAAAAAGGTACAACATGATCTATTATTGACACTAAGATTCTTACGTGTGCTCTCTCTTTCACATTATTGTAATATAGAGTTGCCAGAGTTAATTGGAGATTTCAAACATCTACGCTATTTAGATGTCTCTTTTACTGGGATTGAGAAATTGCCTAAGTCTACATGTATGTTGCCCAACTTACAAACGTTGAATTTATCAGGATGCAAATTTCTAGTTAAGTTGCCAAGAAATATGAGAAATCTCATTAATTTGCGTCATCTTTATATTAGTGGAACTAGCATTAAAAATATGCCAATACATATGGGTCGTTTACAATGTCTTCAGACTTTGACCAAATTTGTTGTCGGCAAGGACATTGGATTCCGAATTGAAGAGTTAGGAAAACTTTCAAATCTTCGAGGAGTCATTGTGATATCGAATCTCCAGAATGTGATAAACTCGACTAATGCTTTGGAAGCAAAGTTGAAGGATAAGGAGCACCTTAAGGAGCTAACATTGGAGTGGGATGCTGCCAATGATGTTATTTCTCGAAGTGAAAGAGACGTACTCAACAATCTGCAGCCTCATACGAGCTTAACAATGCTTGTTATCAAGAATTACAATGACACAAGCTTTCCAAATTGGGTTGGAGATagttcattttcaaatataacCGTTGTTCATCTAAACTCTTGTAGAAATTGCTCTAGTTTGCCATCACTTGGACAACTCCCCTCTCTTCTTGACCTCTTCGTTTTTGGGTTTGATGAAGTTGTTACCGTGGATGCTAACTTTTATGGTAGCGGTTCTTATACTGCTACACCATTTCAATCACTGAAAATATTGAGATTTAAGGCAATGTCGAAGTGGGAGGAATGGTCTCCTTATCACAAAGAAGGCAAAGATGAAGAAGCTTTTCCGAGTCTCCAAGAGCTTTATCTTGAAGAATGTCCAAAACTAAGTGGAAGCTTGCCCAAGCACCTACCTTCTTTAACCGAACTTGGGATTGAGGAATGTGAACAGCTTGAGACTTCTCTCCCTACTGCTCCTTTTATTCGTAAATTAGTAGTAAGGAATTGTAATGTTGAGTTGTTGAAAAAATTGCCACCCACGTTGCACGACCTCACAATAATCGGATTCGAAAACCTGGAGTCTCTGCCAGAGGGAGTGATGGACCACAACCACTCTGTTGAAAAGTTATTTATCTCTGAATTTCCTGTGCTCAAGTCTCTTCCTCGTGGTGGTCTATCCAGTCCCACTACACTAAAATATCTTTTTATCCGTAATTGTAAGGAATTGGAATTCCCGATGTACCCCTGCTATTCTTCCCTTGTCGGACTGATTATAGAATATAGCTGTAATCCTCTGAAGTCATTTCCATTGGACATCTTCCCGAAGCTTCGTTATCTCGTAATCGAAGGGTGTAGGAACATGGAGTCCCTTTCAGTTTCGGAGGGACATCACCTAACTGATCTCCTACGGTTGAAAATCAAAAATTGCCCTCATTTTGTAGCTTTTCCCAGTGGAGGATTGTCGGTCCCCAATCTCTCAGAATTAGAAGTCAGTAATTGCTCTCTTCTCAATTCACTCCCAGAAAACATGCACGCGTTTCTCCCGTCTCTTCAATTTTTGGATATCATTAATTGTCCACAAATTGAGTCTTTTCCGAAAGGTGGTCTGCCATCCAATCTAATTTCTTTAAGAATCAGCGACTGCAAAAAACTAATTTGCAATAGAATGGAGTGGGGCTTGCAAAGACTGCAGTCTCTTAAAAGATTAGCATTCATAAATTATGATCGTGGTTGCTGGGATGTGGAGTCCTTTCCGGAGGAGTATTTACTGCCCACAACTGTTACCCATCTTTACATCActggatttggaaatttgagAACGTTGGACAACAACGGGTTTCAACAC CTTACCTCTCTTCAATATTTGTCCTTGGAAGACTGCCCGAAGCTCAAGCACATGCCAGGAGAGGGGCTGCCTGTCACAATCTCGAATGTAAAGATCATTACATGTCCTTTGTTGACGAAACGATTGCAAAGGAAGAAGGGAAAAGAGTGGCGCAACATTGCTCACACCCCCTTCATAGAAATCATTGAGCGCAACACATCAAATAAAGCAAATCAG AAGCTGCCAAAAGTATGA